A genomic region of Candidatus Eremiobacteraceae bacterium contains the following coding sequences:
- the rpmA gene encoding 50S ribosomal protein L27: MIDLQRFAHKKGLGSSRNGRDSNSQRLGVKKFGGEKVGAGNIILRQRGTKFYPGANVGMGKDNTLFALAAGIVKFARRGRDQQVVAVAADV; encoded by the coding sequence CTGATCGATCTTCAACGCTTCGCCCACAAAAAGGGCCTTGGATCTTCGCGCAACGGTCGCGACTCCAATTCGCAACGCCTCGGCGTGAAGAAATTCGGGGGCGAAAAAGTCGGTGCCGGCAACATCATCTTGCGCCAGCGCGGCACCAAATTCTACCCCGGCGCGAACGTCGGCATGGGTAAGGATAACACGCTGTTCGCGCTGGCCGCCGGCATCGTCAAATTCGCACGCCGCGGCCGCGACCAGCAGGTCGTGGCGGTCGCTGCCGACGTTTGA